The genomic DNA CCGCCTATAAGTATAAGGGCGCTTTTATTTATTCCAGCCTCCTCGACCTTCTCCGCTATATCCCCAAGCGTTCCGGTCAGAACCTGCTGGTCGGGCCATGATGCGTGGTAGACCACGGCCACAGGGGTATCCGCTGGAAGTTTCACAGATGAGACGATCTCCCTTATCCGCTCCGCTCCAAGAAACACCGCCATCGTTGATCCGTGCTGCGAGAGCTCTCTGATCTCATCCCTCTCAAGGGTCGCTCCAGAGGGCCTCGTGATTATCAGCGACTCCGAGACGCCCTTGAGCGTGAGTTGTGTTTTCAGGGCAGCAGCCGCTGCGAACAGCGATGAGACTCCGGGGACGACCTCGACCTCAACACCGTTCTCCTCAAGCGGCCTCATCTGCTCCAGGATCGCCCCGTAAAGAGACGGATCCCCGCTGTGGAGCCTGACGACTTTCTTGCTAGCTCTTACA from Methanothrix thermoacetophila PT includes the following:
- the cobM gene encoding precorrin-4 C(11)-methyltransferase — protein: MAEKNDWPPMKVYFVGAGPGDPDLITLKGYRLLKEADLVIYTGSLVNRDLLRGLRSELVDSSNLSLEEITDRILSSVRASKKVVRLHSGDPSLYGAILEQMRPLEENGVEVEVVPGVSSLFAAAAALKTQLTLKGVSESLIITRPSGATLERDEIRELSQHGSTMAVFLGAERIREIVSSVKLPADTPVAVVYHASWPDQQVLTGTLGDIAEKVEEAGINKSALILIGGVVRRAGFRRSHLYRSR